Proteins from a single region of Esox lucius isolate fEsoLuc1 chromosome 13, fEsoLuc1.pri, whole genome shotgun sequence:
- the bri3bp gene encoding BRI3-binding protein gives MKGIKLHVILLLLFASLLCADTARSRKDSSSNQNSFRRAANGFYQALSNVFGEDNIRGLYKFFSKTTERFVHGVDSFLDTIWKVWTDLLDVMGIDASNLSHYFSPTSLTSSPARALLLVAAVLVAYWFLSLFLGGFFYLLHILFGRFFWLARVTLFALSCLYILQKFEGDPERAVPPLCFVMAVYFMTGPVGAYWRKGGSSASLEEKIDHLDTQVRLLNIRLSRVIDSLERSGEK, from the exons ATGAAGGGAATTAAACTGCACGTTATTCTGTTGCTGCTTTTCGCGTCTTTGCTTTGTGCAGACACGGCCAGAAGCCGGAAAGATTCCAGCAGCAACCAGAATAGTTTCAGAAGGGCGGCTAATGGATTCTACCAAGCGTTAAGCAATGTTTTTGGTGAGGACAACATTCGAGGTCTTTACAAG TTCTTCTCCAAGACCACGGAACGCTTTGTCCATGGTGTCGACTCTTTCCTGGACACCATTTGGAAGGTATGGACGGATCTGTTGGATGTTATGGGCATTGACG CCTCCAACCTCAGCCACTACTTCAGCCCGACATCTTTGACCAGCTCCCCAGCCAGGGCCCTGCTCCTGGTGGCAGCCGTGCTGGTGGCATACTGGTTCCTCTCCCTGTTTCTGGGGGGGTTCTTCTACCTGCTGCACATTCTGTTCGGCCGTTTCTTCTGGCTGGCCCGGGTAACCCTGTTCGCCCTCTCTTGCCTGTACATCCTGCAGAAGTTTGAGGGGGACCCGGAGCGGGCGGTGCCCCCCCTGTGTTTCGTGATGGCAGTGTACTTCATGACCGGGCCCGTGGGGGCATACTGGCGCAAAGGCGGCAGTTCTGCCTCTCTGGAGGAGAAGATCGACCACCTGGACACCCAGGTGCGCCTGCTGAACATCCGGCTGAGCAGGGTAATCGACAGCCTGGAGCGCTCGGGGGAGAAGTAG